A stretch of Myxosarcina sp. GI1 DNA encodes these proteins:
- the ldpA gene encoding circadian clock protein LdpA: MRQSYHPLHSLKAGSWFKLICGASYQHLPAVRNLALAYSLAGADCIDVAADSAVIAAAREGIATAVKLSQVVRSPLLMVSVNDGEDPHFRKAQFEAELCPGDCPQPCVAICPAEAIVFQSKYKGIVDRLCYGCGRCLPVCPSNLITTRERVTTIETIVPWIEEMAIEAIEIHTQVGHYDNFGRVWQQIVPQLSNLKLIAISCTDHPHVLEYLRSLYRLISPLPIPLIWQTDGRSMSGDIGKGTTHAAIAFARKILATDLPGYVQLAGGTNDYTVTKLEREGILSSTRQNSATASGTRFIAGVAYGSYARSLLSPTLNKLDVNFYNLENIASQTMNYSVKLEQNSQLLNKAVFLANNLVSQLKNKAEPKQPNKARA; the protein is encoded by the coding sequence GTGAGACAATCTTATCACCCGCTGCATTCACTAAAAGCAGGTAGCTGGTTTAAGTTAATTTGCGGAGCTAGCTACCAACATTTACCTGCGGTGCGCAACTTAGCTTTGGCTTATAGTCTGGCTGGTGCTGACTGCATAGATGTTGCTGCCGATAGTGCGGTAATTGCAGCAGCGCGAGAAGGAATAGCCACGGCAGTCAAATTATCTCAGGTTGTCAGGTCGCCTTTATTGATGGTTAGTGTTAATGACGGTGAAGATCCTCATTTTCGCAAAGCCCAGTTTGAGGCGGAACTATGTCCTGGTGATTGCCCTCAACCCTGTGTAGCTATTTGCCCTGCTGAAGCTATCGTGTTTCAGTCAAAATATAAAGGAATAGTCGATCGCCTTTGTTATGGTTGCGGACGGTGTTTGCCTGTTTGTCCTTCTAACTTAATTACTACTCGCGAGCGTGTAACTACTATAGAGACAATCGTACCCTGGATTGAAGAAATGGCGATCGAGGCGATCGAAATTCATACTCAGGTAGGTCATTATGATAACTTCGGGCGAGTTTGGCAACAAATAGTTCCTCAACTATCAAATCTCAAATTAATTGCTATTAGCTGTACCGACCATCCCCACGTACTCGAATATCTTCGTTCTCTGTATCGATTGATAAGTCCTTTACCAATTCCTTTGATTTGGCAAACCGACGGACGTTCGATGAGTGGCGATATCGGCAAAGGAACCACCCATGCGGCGATCGCTTTTGCGCGTAAAATTTTGGCTACCGATTTGCCAGGATACGTTCAATTAGCTGGTGGAACTAACGATTACACCGTAACCAAATTAGAACGAGAAGGCATATTAAGCAGTACTCGACAAAATTCTGCTACTGCTTCAGGAACGCGCTTTATTGCAGGAGTGGCGTATGGTAGCTATGCTCGTTCGTTATTATCGCCAACTTTAAATAAGTTAGATGTCAATTTTTATAATTTAGAAAATATTGCCAGTCAAACTATGAATTATTCAGTCAAATTAGAACAAAATTCGCAACTTTTAAACAAAGCGGTATTTTTAGCCAATAACTTAGTTTCGCAACTAAAAAATAAAGCCGAACCCAAACAACCGAATAAAGCTAGAGCTTAA
- a CDS encoding cation transporter, giving the protein MAEHCCQHKAKELEKLQQRQSKVLWIILIINAVMFVVEFSGGIKAASLSLTGDSLDMLGDALVYGCSLCVIQKGKKAQARSAILKGGIMFLTAIAVFARATCQLFAQTVPTVGLMSEIGILALVANLICFLLLIRHRNDNINMSSVWLCSRNDIIANTSVLITAGLVLLTGSFLPDFILGLLLTVVFAQSAGKVLQKARAELV; this is encoded by the coding sequence ATGGCAGAACACTGTTGTCAACACAAAGCAAAGGAATTAGAAAAGCTACAACAACGCCAGAGTAAAGTGTTGTGGATTATTTTGATAATCAATGCGGTGATGTTCGTAGTAGAGTTTAGCGGGGGAATTAAAGCAGCCTCTTTATCTCTAACAGGTGATTCCTTAGATATGCTGGGCGATGCTTTAGTTTATGGCTGTAGCCTTTGTGTCATTCAAAAAGGTAAAAAAGCCCAGGCGCGATCGGCTATACTCAAAGGCGGTATTATGTTTCTTACGGCGATCGCTGTATTTGCCAGAGCTACCTGTCAATTGTTTGCTCAAACTGTCCCTACAGTTGGTTTGATGAGCGAGATCGGTATTTTAGCTTTAGTAGCTAACCTAATCTGCTTTTTACTGCTGATTCGTCACCGTAACGACAATATTAATATGTCTTCAGTTTGGCTGTGTTCACGTAACGACATTATTGCCAATACCTCAGTGTTAATAACTGCTGGCTTAGTTTTACTAACTGGTTCGTTTTTGCCAGATTTCATTTTAGGGCTATTACTCACTGTGGTTTTTGCCCAATCTGCGGGAAAAGTTCTCCAAAAAGCAAGAGCAGAATTAGTTTAA
- the dnaK gene encoding molecular chaperone DnaK has translation MGKVVGIDLGTTNSVVAVMEGGKPVVIANAEGMRTTPSTIGFNKNGELVVGQLARRQAVLNPQNTFYGVKRYMGRQYSELQPESKQVPYTIRPDELGNIKIRCPRLKKEFAPEEISAMILRKLAEEAERYLGEAVTGAVITVPAYFNDSQRQATRDAGRIAGLEVLRIINEPTAAALAYGLEQRRAQTIMVFDLGGGTFDVTILDIGDGVFEVKATSGDTQLGGNDFDRRIVNWLADEFQQQEGVDLRKSDRQALQRLTEAAEKAKIELSGVAVTDINLPFITATESGPKHIETRLTRAKFEELCGDLVSRLRRPLKRAISDAGIGPMQIDEVVLVGGSTRIPMVQDLVRSYIDLEPNQNVNPDEVVAIGAAIQSGIITNEVKDILLLDVTPLSLGLETIGGLMKKLLPRNTTIPVRRGDVFSTGENNQTMVEVHVLQGEREMAAGNKSLGRFKLTGIPPAPRGIPQIQVSFDIDANGILQVTARDKTTGREQGITVSGASTLSEAEINRMIGEAEQFADEDRARRERVEKRNRARSLTDRAQRKLKEVTLDFGSQFAGYYRRRIDVLCEEILKSLEQNDERGLDRSQADLQDVLYELNREVRLQYEDEEDDDFFGSLRKTFLGDDDKVIEDYSYDPRRPDYRNGYGGYPPEPVDRGYTGYDGYRDNPPRERPRQGGYDEWDDLPPNQPRRGYDNEPYREPQSRPARGYDDYAERDYAPRTAKGDRRSTPRSSNGYSGNNPNYNRRDVPGSRTAPDDSSTNRYYNNRNRPQNIPYENDWDEDDDEWF, from the coding sequence ATGGGAAAAGTAGTCGGCATAGATTTGGGAACGACCAACTCCGTAGTAGCCGTAATGGAAGGCGGAAAGCCAGTAGTAATTGCCAATGCCGAAGGAATGAGAACTACTCCTTCTACCATTGGATTTAATAAAAATGGAGAATTGGTAGTCGGACAGTTAGCCAGACGACAAGCGGTATTAAATCCGCAAAATACTTTTTATGGCGTGAAAAGATATATGGGTCGTCAGTACAGCGAACTTCAGCCAGAATCAAAACAGGTTCCCTATACGATTCGTCCTGACGAACTAGGCAATATCAAAATTCGCTGTCCTCGTCTCAAAAAAGAATTTGCTCCAGAGGAAATTTCGGCGATGATTTTACGTAAGTTAGCCGAAGAAGCCGAACGCTATTTGGGAGAGGCGGTTACGGGAGCGGTAATTACCGTACCTGCTTATTTTAATGATTCTCAACGTCAGGCAACTAGAGATGCGGGGAGAATAGCAGGGCTAGAAGTGCTGCGAATTATCAACGAACCAACTGCCGCAGCTTTAGCTTATGGCTTGGAGCAACGACGCGCCCAAACAATCATGGTTTTCGACCTCGGTGGCGGAACCTTTGATGTCACGATTTTAGATATTGGCGATGGAGTGTTTGAAGTTAAAGCTACTAGTGGCGATACTCAACTAGGCGGTAACGACTTCGATCGCCGCATTGTTAATTGGCTGGCAGACGAATTTCAGCAACAAGAAGGTGTAGATTTACGCAAGAGCGATCGTCAGGCACTACAGAGACTGACCGAAGCCGCAGAAAAAGCCAAAATCGAACTTTCAGGTGTGGCAGTTACCGATATCAATCTACCTTTTATTACCGCTACCGAATCGGGACCCAAACACATTGAAACCAGACTGACCAGGGCAAAATTTGAAGAACTATGCGGCGATTTGGTCAGCCGTCTGCGTCGTCCTCTCAAACGCGCTATTTCCGATGCGGGTATTGGACCAATGCAAATTGATGAAGTGGTTTTAGTCGGCGGTTCGACCCGCATTCCAATGGTGCAGGATCTCGTCCGCAGCTATATCGATCTCGAACCCAATCAAAATGTTAACCCCGATGAGGTAGTAGCCATCGGCGCGGCAATTCAGTCGGGAATTATTACCAACGAAGTCAAAGACATCTTATTGTTAGATGTCACTCCTCTATCTTTAGGACTCGAAACCATTGGCGGCTTAATGAAAAAGCTTCTACCCCGTAATACTACAATTCCCGTAAGGCGCGGCGATGTCTTTTCTACAGGTGAAAACAACCAAACCATGGTAGAGGTACACGTCCTTCAGGGAGAACGGGAAATGGCGGCAGGTAACAAATCTTTGGGACGATTCAAACTTACGGGAATTCCCCCCGCCCCTAGAGGTATACCGCAAATTCAGGTGTCTTTTGATATCGATGCTAACGGGATCTTACAGGTAACTGCGAGAGATAAAACTACTGGCAGAGAACAGGGAATTACGGTTTCAGGAGCCTCAACCCTCAGCGAAGCCGAAATAAACCGCATGATTGGCGAAGCCGAACAGTTTGCCGATGAAGACCGCGCCCGTAGAGAACGGGTAGAAAAACGCAATCGCGCCAGATCTTTGACCGATCGCGCCCAACGCAAACTCAAAGAAGTTACTCTCGATTTTGGCAGTCAGTTTGCTGGCTACTATCGCCGTCGCATCGATGTACTGTGTGAAGAAATTCTCAAAAGCCTCGAACAAAATGACGAACGGGGTTTAGATCGCTCCCAAGCCGATTTACAAGATGTACTTTACGAACTCAATCGCGAAGTAAGACTGCAATACGAAGATGAAGAAGACGACGATTTCTTTGGCTCGCTTCGTAAGACTTTCTTAGGTGACGACGATAAAGTTATCGAGGATTATTCTTACGATCCCCGTCGTCCTGACTACCGCAATGGTTATGGCGGCTATCCTCCCGAACCAGTCGATCGCGGCTATACGGGTTACGATGGCTACCGCGATAATCCTCCTCGGGAGCGACCCCGTCAGGGAGGTTATGACGAATGGGACGATCTACCTCCCAACCAACCCCGTCGTGGATACGACAACGAACCTTATCGGGAGCCACAAAGCCGTCCTGCGAGAGGTTATGATGATTATGCCGAACGCGATTACGCTCCGCGTACCGCCAAAGGCGATCGCCGCAGCACTCCTCGTTCTTCCAATGGCTATAGCGGCAACAATCCTAATTATAATCGCCGCGATGTACCTGGTTCGAGAACTGCCCCTGACGATAGTTCCACAAACCGCTACTACAACAATCGCAACCGCCCGCAAAATATTCCCTATGAAAATGATTGGGATGAAGATGATGATGAATGGTTCTAA
- a CDS encoding TerD family protein: MAVNLSKGQRISLEKVAPGLIEIFVGLGWDINATDTGADFDIDASVFMLGSNEKLISDNHFIFYNNLNSPDPEQSVQQRGDNRTGAGEGDDEIIDINLKTVPSDVAKMVIAVTIHEAEQRKQNFGQVQNAFVRVVNGADEKEVIRYDLTEDFSTETALIMAELYRKDGEWRMNAVGAGYEGGLQALLDRYQS, encoded by the coding sequence ATGGCTGTAAATTTGAGCAAAGGGCAACGAATATCTTTAGAAAAAGTTGCTCCAGGACTAATTGAAATTTTTGTTGGCCTGGGATGGGATATTAACGCTACCGATACTGGTGCGGATTTTGATATCGATGCTTCTGTGTTTATGCTCGGTAGCAATGAGAAGCTAATTTCTGACAATCACTTTATTTTCTACAACAATTTAAATAGTCCCGACCCAGAACAATCGGTACAGCAGCGTGGAGACAATCGTACTGGTGCTGGCGAAGGTGATGATGAAATTATTGATATTAATTTAAAAACCGTTCCTAGCGATGTAGCTAAAATGGTCATTGCCGTTACCATCCACGAAGCCGAACAGCGCAAGCAAAACTTCGGTCAGGTGCAAAACGCTTTCGTTCGCGTAGTTAATGGTGCCGATGAAAAAGAAGTTATTCGTTACGACCTGACAGAAGATTTCTCTACCGAGACGGCTTTAATTATGGCAGAACTATATCGCAAAGATGGAGAATGGCGAATGAATGCGGTTGGTGCGGGATATGAAGGTGGTTTGCAAGCTTTGTTAGACCGCTATCAAAGTTAG
- a CDS encoding DnaJ C-terminal domain-containing protein has protein sequence MPNVRNYYEILGVSKNASSIEIKKAYRTLARRYHPDANPGNKAAEEKFKDINEAYEILSDQTRRVQYDQRFKKGIGGRNNNASVNNFTRNNRAGARAATAERSGVRVEDDFYRPGTTRRERVVTPTRRDIEAKLTLPLDRAYRGGKEKIRLEDGRSLEVAMPPGMVDGQRIRLKGQGIEGGNLYLKITVARHPFFEVQGANIYCKVPITLTEAVLGSSIEVPTIDGLVRVTVPQGVRSGQRLRLANKGYLERSGDRPESFNGNARGDQLVELQIVAPKEISEAERELYEQLRELEQFNPRQNIIKNLRF, from the coding sequence ATGCCAAACGTGCGGAACTATTATGAAATTTTGGGCGTTAGCAAGAATGCTTCAAGCATAGAGATTAAAAAGGCTTATCGTACCCTAGCAAGACGCTATCATCCCGATGCCAATCCAGGAAATAAAGCAGCGGAAGAAAAATTTAAAGACATTAACGAGGCGTACGAAATTCTTTCCGACCAGACTAGAAGGGTTCAATACGACCAACGGTTTAAAAAAGGTATCGGTGGTAGAAATAACAATGCATCGGTAAATAACTTTACTCGCAACAATCGTGCTGGGGCGAGAGCCGCTACAGCGGAGCGTTCTGGCGTTAGGGTAGAGGATGATTTTTATCGTCCTGGAACTACTAGAAGAGAGAGAGTCGTTACTCCCACACGCCGCGACATCGAAGCCAAACTGACTTTACCTTTAGATCGGGCATATCGTGGCGGTAAAGAAAAAATTCGGCTCGAAGATGGGCGATCGCTAGAAGTAGCTATGCCTCCTGGAATGGTAGACGGACAGAGAATCAGGCTTAAAGGTCAGGGTATTGAAGGGGGCAATCTCTATCTCAAAATTACCGTCGCCCGCCATCCTTTTTTTGAAGTTCAGGGGGCAAATATTTATTGTAAAGTTCCGATTACGCTTACTGAAGCAGTTTTGGGCAGCTCGATCGAAGTACCGACTATCGATGGTTTGGTCAGAGTAACCGTACCCCAAGGCGTAAGATCTGGTCAAAGATTGCGTTTGGCTAACAAAGGCTATCTCGAACGCTCTGGCGATCGCCCCGAATCATTTAATGGTAATGCTCGTGGCGATCAGTTGGTCGAACTGCAAATTGTCGCTCCTAAAGAAATAAGCGAAGCCGAACGAGAACTATACGAACAATTGAGAGAATTAGAGCAGTTTAATCCCCGTCAGAATATAATCAAAAACTTACGGTTTTGA
- a CDS encoding TerD family protein — MAISLKKGQRISLTKEAPGLKQIMCGLGWDVAAKSGGLFGSLKGDRNFDLDSSVFCLNADKKLTDIKNVIYFGNLRHTSDAIAHQGDNLTGAGEGDDEVINLNLPLIPADISYLVFVINIYKCAQRQQDFSQVNNAFVRLVDRANNKELARYNLSGSEYAGMTGMILAEVYRHNNEWKLAAIGDGFKANGLEDIARFYT, encoded by the coding sequence ATGGCAATTTCTTTAAAAAAGGGACAGCGAATTTCTCTAACTAAGGAAGCACCTGGTTTAAAACAAATTATGTGTGGTTTGGGTTGGGATGTCGCTGCCAAATCTGGCGGTTTGTTTGGTAGTTTAAAAGGCGATCGCAATTTCGATCTCGACTCTTCGGTTTTCTGCCTCAATGCCGATAAAAAATTAACCGATATTAAAAACGTCATTTATTTTGGCAATCTCAGACATACCAGCGATGCGATCGCCCATCAGGGTGATAATTTAACAGGCGCGGGTGAAGGAGATGATGAGGTGATTAACTTAAATCTGCCTCTAATTCCTGCCGATATTTCTTATTTGGTGTTTGTTATCAATATCTATAAGTGCGCCCAACGCCAGCAGGATTTTAGTCAGGTTAACAATGCTTTTGTTCGCCTGGTCGATCGCGCCAACAACAAAGAACTCGCTCGTTACAATTTATCGGGAAGCGAATATGCGGGTATGACGGGAATGATTTTAGCCGAAGTCTATCGCCACAACAATGAATGGAAATTGGCAGCAATTGGCGATGGCTTTAAAGCCAATGGATTAGAGGATATCGCTAGATTTTATACGTAA
- the trmH gene encoding tRNA (guanosine(18)-2'-O)-methyltransferase TrmH yields the protein MIPRRYQRIKQVLDRRQPDLTILTEDVHKPHNFSAIIRTCDAVGVFEVHAVNRHSEMPTYSQVAQGSEKWVGLQVHPDIKTAISRLQQSGHAVYAAHFSDKAIDYRQVDYTQHTAILMGTERWGVTETAANLADGHLVIPMLGMVQSLNVSVAAAVILFEAQRQRLAAGLYNKVRLDRQIYQKAIFEWGYPELAAMYRQQGKPYPELGEEGEIIK from the coding sequence ATGATTCCCAGACGCTATCAAAGAATAAAACAAGTTTTAGACCGCCGACAGCCAGATTTAACAATTTTGACCGAAGACGTTCACAAACCCCATAACTTTTCGGCAATTATTCGTACCTGCGATGCGGTAGGAGTTTTTGAGGTTCATGCTGTCAATCGCCATAGCGAAATGCCTACCTATTCTCAAGTCGCTCAGGGAAGTGAAAAATGGGTTGGTTTGCAGGTGCATCCCGATATCAAAACGGCGATCTCTCGGTTACAGCAGTCGGGACACGCAGTTTATGCCGCTCACTTTAGCGACAAGGCGATCGACTATCGCCAGGTAGACTATACTCAACATACGGCAATTTTAATGGGTACGGAAAGATGGGGCGTAACTGAGACTGCTGCCAATTTAGCCGACGGACATTTAGTAATTCCCATGTTAGGTATGGTACAGTCCCTTAATGTCTCGGTAGCTGCTGCCGTAATATTGTTTGAAGCTCAACGTCAGAGATTGGCAGCAGGTTTATACAATAAAGTTCGTCTCGATCGCCAAATTTACCAAAAGGCAATTTTTGAGTGGGGTTATCCAGAACTAGCAGCGATGTATCGCCAACAAGGAAAACCCTATCCCGAATTAGGAGAAGAAGGCGAAATAATTAAATAA
- a CDS encoding metalloregulator ArsR/SmtB family transcription factor: MSKTKADDLCQVRCFNTELVTQIRSTLPNEDTLEEMTVIFNALADRSRVKILYALRNGDELCVCDIAALLNVKIATASHHLRKMRDLKLLKYRNDGKLAYYSLKDRRITDILSYSLRELI; this comes from the coding sequence GTGAGTAAAACCAAAGCAGACGATCTTTGTCAGGTAAGATGTTTCAACACCGAGTTAGTTACGCAAATTCGCTCAACTTTACCTAATGAAGATACTTTAGAGGAAATGACGGTTATCTTTAATGCTTTGGCAGACCGATCGCGGGTTAAGATACTTTATGCCCTGAGAAACGGTGATGAGCTTTGTGTCTGCGATATTGCTGCCTTGTTAAATGTCAAGATCGCTACCGCTTCCCATCATTTGCGGAAAATGCGCGATCTGAAATTACTTAAATATCGTAATGACGGTAAATTAGCTTATTATTCCCTAAAAGATAGGCGTATAACTGATATTCTCAGCTACTCTTTGCGTGAGTTAATATAG
- the sbcC gene encoding exonuclease subunit SbcC translates to MIPLQLTLKNFLSYRNTSLNFRGLHTACICGANGAGKSSLLEAITWAIWGKSRAATEDDVIHGGANNVRVDFDFIYNDRTYRIIRSRPRGRSSSLEFQVETESGRFRSLTAKGLKATQDEINACLKLDYDTFINSAYLRQGRADEFMLRRPSERKQILADLLKLDRYEELASQAKEIARDYKIKIEQTQQSLAPLETELAKRKEIEAQIEQGKQQITQLQKLQESDRARLQQIQAVEYQRQSWEQQIGVRENQYQNLVKDCDRATEDITGLQSKLEQLAKLLQRETEITKGYEQLLKWQTAEKDLSAKLDAHQQAQQQKQQLERQLVRQQNAIALQVSQIKTRIEAIEQQEGEIHKTVARSEEVAEAVAKLNKHRQRLQELDRIQQYVSPLLQQRNNLQTKIEREEARLYERLERLQTSAQQLALDIQTVPEKRDRLLTVDARIEDLDKKKVYQKRVEEKGNERKEFRSKLQENHRLYERQKHELQQKLEMLAIPDAACPLCQQELDRHHRDRVIDKTRKQQQEIEEQMWVIREQLTTSDRELQLLRQEYQQISREIVNYDSLQQQLGQLEAQLEATEEIYDKLQATKEEKDSLENSLRNGNYAVEFQTQIKQLDTQIKQLNYDEQTHALIRGEVNNLRWAEIKQAKIEDARSRQEKLDRQKPELLKQITELQTQLDKLPIDSEIQQQINDIERQIKELGYNRTIHQNILASLRQAQSWQFKHQELQQAKQEYPQLQKKLQELESLLRSRLQDKNTARQQLDNYIAQKNQIDDYRSEIQQLDLTIHQRRQQLDELISQSGRLQQTISQIDNLKTKYQEKGKQLKEYEKQFRIYQELTQAFGKNGIQALTIENVLPQLEAETNQILARLTGNQFHVQFLTQKASKNRSKKKTKLIDTLDILIADAGGTRPYETYSGGEAFRINFSVRLALAKLLAQRAGTALQMLIVDEGFGTQDAEGCERLVAAINAIASDFACILTVTHMPQFKEAFQTRIEVYKGDRGSQLRVSN, encoded by the coding sequence ATGATTCCGCTACAGCTTACTCTCAAGAACTTTTTAAGTTATCGCAATACAAGCTTAAACTTTCGCGGTCTACATACGGCTTGTATCTGCGGTGCTAATGGCGCGGGAAAGTCATCTCTGTTAGAAGCAATTACCTGGGCAATTTGGGGTAAAAGTCGCGCTGCAACCGAAGACGATGTGATTCATGGTGGAGCAAATAACGTTAGGGTAGATTTTGACTTTATTTATAACGATCGCACTTATAGAATTATTCGCTCCCGCCCTAGAGGTAGAAGTAGTTCCTTAGAATTTCAGGTAGAAACCGAGTCTGGAAGATTTCGTTCCCTTACCGCCAAAGGCTTGAAAGCAACACAGGATGAAATAAATGCCTGTTTGAAATTAGACTACGATACTTTTATCAACTCCGCTTACTTACGCCAGGGGAGAGCGGATGAATTTATGTTACGCCGTCCTAGCGAACGCAAGCAGATTTTGGCAGACTTATTAAAGTTAGATCGCTACGAAGAATTAGCCTCCCAAGCCAAAGAAATAGCTAGAGATTATAAAATTAAAATCGAACAAACACAGCAGAGTCTAGCACCCTTAGAAACAGAATTAGCCAAAAGAAAAGAAATTGAAGCTCAAATAGAGCAAGGCAAACAGCAAATAACCCAGCTACAGAAGTTACAGGAAAGCGATCGCGCCAGACTACAGCAAATACAGGCAGTAGAATATCAGCGTCAGAGTTGGGAACAACAGATTGGTGTTCGAGAAAATCAATATCAAAATTTAGTTAAAGACTGCGATCGCGCTACGGAAGATATTACAGGCTTACAAAGCAAACTAGAGCAACTCGCCAAATTGCTACAGCGAGAAACAGAAATTACCAAAGGTTACGAACAACTATTAAAGTGGCAGACAGCAGAAAAAGATTTATCGGCAAAGCTAGACGCACATCAACAAGCACAGCAGCAAAAACAACAGTTAGAAAGACAGTTAGTTCGGCAGCAAAACGCGATCGCCCTACAAGTAAGTCAGATAAAAACTCGTATTGAGGCAATCGAGCAACAGGAAGGAGAAATACATAAAACTGTAGCTCGTTCTGAAGAAGTAGCAGAGGCAGTCGCTAAATTAAATAAGCATCGTCAAAGACTTCAAGAATTAGATCGAATTCAACAATATGTCTCGCCGTTATTGCAACAGAGAAATAACTTACAAACCAAAATAGAAAGAGAAGAAGCGCGGCTTTACGAACGATTGGAGCGATTACAAACCTCTGCCCAACAGCTAGCATTAGATATTCAAACAGTGCCAGAAAAGCGAGATCGCCTGTTGACAGTAGATGCTCGGATTGAAGATTTAGATAAGAAAAAAGTATATCAAAAACGAGTTGAAGAAAAAGGCAACGAAAGAAAAGAATTTCGCTCAAAGCTACAGGAAAATCATCGCCTTTACGAACGGCAAAAACATGAATTACAGCAAAAATTAGAAATGCTGGCAATACCCGATGCTGCCTGTCCATTATGTCAACAAGAGTTAGATCGTCACCATCGCGATCGCGTTATTGACAAAACCCGCAAACAGCAACAAGAAATAGAAGAACAAATGTGGGTAATTAGAGAGCAACTAACCACTAGCGATCGCGAATTACAGTTGCTGCGTCAGGAATACCAGCAGATATCTCGTGAAATAGTAAATTATGATTCTTTGCAGCAACAATTAGGGCAACTAGAAGCACAGCTAGAAGCAACCGAAGAAATTTACGACAAATTACAGGCTACTAAAGAAGAAAAAGATAGCTTAGAAAATTCTCTACGTAATGGTAATTATGCAGTCGAGTTTCAGACACAGATTAAGCAGCTAGATACTCAAATTAAGCAGCTAAATTATGACGAACAAACTCACGCTTTAATTCGAGGTGAAGTAAATAACCTGAGATGGGCAGAAATCAAGCAGGCAAAAATAGAAGATGCGCGATCGCGTCAGGAAAAATTAGATCGGCAAAAACCAGAGCTACTAAAGCAAATTACCGAGCTACAAACGCAGTTAGATAAGTTACCTATTGATTCGGAAATTCAACAGCAAATAAACGATATAGAACGGCAAATAAAAGAGTTGGGTTACAATCGCACTATCCATCAAAATATTTTGGCTTCATTACGTCAGGCACAATCTTGGCAATTCAAACATCAAGAATTACAGCAAGCCAAACAGGAATATCCCCAACTACAAAAGAAATTGCAGGAGTTAGAAAGCTTGTTACGCTCGCGTTTGCAAGACAAAAATACCGCCCGACAACAGTTAGATAACTACATCGCTCAGAAAAACCAGATAGACGACTACCGTAGTGAAATTCAACAGCTAGATCTTACTATTCACCAACGCCGCCAGCAGTTAGACGAATTAATTTCTCAAAGCGGTAGGTTGCAGCAGACAATAAGCCAAATTGATAACCTCAAAACAAAATACCAAGAAAAAGGCAAACAGTTAAAAGAGTATGAAAAACAGTTTCGCATCTATCAAGAGCTAACCCAAGCCTTTGGTAAAAATGGCATTCAGGCACTAACCATTGAAAATGTCCTGCCTCAGCTTGAAGCCGAAACCAATCAAATTTTAGCCAGACTGACGGGAAATCAGTTTCACGTTCAGTTTTTAACCCAAAAAGCAAGCAAAAACCGTTCTAAGAAAAAGACTAAGCTTATCGATACCTTAGATATTTTAATTGCCGATGCAGGAGGAACGCGCCCCTACGAAACTTATTCTGGTGGTGAAGCTTTTCGGATTAATTTTTCGGTAAGATTGGCATTAGCTAAACTCCTAGCTCAACGAGCGGGAACTGCCCTTCAGATGTTAATTGTCGATGAAGGATTTGGCACTCAAGATGCCGAAGGTTGCGAACGTTTGGTAGCAGCAATTAATGCGATCGCTTCAGATTTTGCCTGTATCCTTACCGTTACCCACATGCCGCAATTTAAAGAAGCCTTTCAAACAAGAATTGAAGTTTATAAAGGCGATCGGGGTTCTCAGTTGAGAGTATCTAATTAG